The genomic interval ggcagtgcccaaggccaggctggacggggcttggagcaccctgggctagtggaaggtgtccttgcccagggcagggggggaacGGGGTGAtctttagggtcccttccaacccaaaccattctatgatattatatatatatatatatatataattgcTATTCTGAACATactaataaaagcattttctgcaaattctTGAGTTACAATCAGGACAAgtcaaggagaaagaaaaaaaaaaatcagttgttaCAGACACTGATTTTCTCTGGAACATAAATATCATCCACACCACAAACTCCTTCCTTATACAAAAGACAGTAACAGAAAACACCGGTTTTCTTATCAATAAGTCTGAGCCTCTCATGaacttctgttaaaaatgaCTGAGACATAATTagctcttcttaaaaaaataaatctcttcagTACCTCCTTTCATGCAGTTAGTAGCAAATCCAATTTTTCTGCCTCCCTCTATTGAGCCCCTAAGCAGCAGGTTAGTATGCAACAGTGGCGATCATCACATTCATGTTGCCTTAACCTGAATAAAACCACTGCATTCATTTAATAGCACTTAAATTACCAGAGATACTCAGAGAGCTAGAAATACCATTGTGAAAAGGATAATTGCTCTACAAGGAAACATTAACTTCAAGAGCTTAATGGGTAAGTAAAAAAAAGGCTCTGAGACttgaaaaaatacagggaagTAGGAAAAGATGAACGATAACTACAGTTTCATATACACAAATTGTACAAAATTATAGTCCAATTCCCTTTTGTCAAAACAAACCTTCAACAGCTTGATTCCTGGGTTACAGTTTGTGCTGCATGAAAGAAGTCTGCTAGAGAAAAAACGAACCTCAAAGCATCAGACATGGGCAAAACCAGCTGTCTAGAGCAAACTGGGACAGAGAGCTCGTAACTTGACTTAAGTCACATTggaaatcagtggaaaaatcTTCAAGGATTTGATGCCccacggaaaaaaaaaaaaaaagccacgAGGATATTTGTCTTTACCACTTCTAGATTAAAAAAGGGGATTTTAACAGCCTCCTGCCTACTGCACTGTGCAAGGGAGAGCAGCACTGCCGGGTGCGTGATCTCCACTGAGCGCGCAGGAATCCTGCTTGCCCCAGGCTGAATTTTCTGCCGCGACCGCAACCCAGCGGCAGCGCCGAGACGCGGTGCAGGCCTCATCCCTGGCGGTTCTCCAGTGCAAGGGGGGCCCAGGGATCTGGCCCGCGGCACCCCGGCCCCCACCGAGGCCCCTTCCCGCACGAAGGCCCCGCGCAGGGGTAGCGCTCGGGCCCTCGCCCAGCCCCCACCTGAGGTAAAAGTCAAGGCCCTGACACCCAGCTACCAGCAGTAACCTCCCCCAGggcaccccctccccactcGCTGCCTCCGCCCCAGCCGGACCCCTGCCCACCCCGCGGAGGGGTGAAGCGGCAGATACCCCCGCACTCACACAGGCGCCGCAGCGCTGCCATTTCCCCTCCCGCCGCTGCTCTTCTCCTTCCGCTGGGAGGTCGCAGAGCGCAGTGGCCGGTCCGAGCCTTCCGCCGGGCAGCCGGGGCGTGAGCGGCGCCATTGTGCTTGGCCAGATCCTTCCGCGGGAACGCGGGGACGCGAGCGGAGGGCTGTGATGGGCCCCCCCGAGAGCATCATAATGCCGGCGGGTTTGGACCAATAGGAGCTGGGCCGAGGTTGCTTCAACGGGCGCCGCAGCGCTGGGGATTCAGTTGCCTGGGCGGCGTGGCAGGGTGCGCGGCAGGGTGCGCAGCCGTGGCAGCGTCGCGCTGCTTCGACGTCATCTTCAACGACATCTTCGACGACTTGGAGTCTGAGGACGGGCTCGTTACCGGAACCTCCCTGCTACACCCAGCAACAATGCCGCCCTCATCTCCACAACCGGCCCCCCAGCCggagcaggggcagcccccGACTGCCTCTCCCGAGGAGGGGATGGTGGCCAAAGTGGTTGTGGAGGAGACCAGTGAGGGCGAGGAGCAGGACAACAAGAGCAAGGAGCAGGACAGCGAGAGCGAGGAGCAGGACAGTGAGGAAGATGGGGGTGATGGGTTTGAGCATGAGTACGGCTACGTATATTATGAGGATTATCTGTTGGAGGAGGATGAGGGTGTGTTCATGGagaatgaggaggaggaggatgaggatgaggaggaatTCATCCCTCTACATGATAGGCTCAGGATGAGTGTGTTGGCTAGCAGGATGGCAGCTGCTGAGCCCCCCCACGCCAGCGGCAGGGACGCGGAGGCGCTAGCTGGCCCGAGTGATGGTAGTCACCTGCTGGCCCCCGGCAGCAGGGAGCCGCTGGTAGCCCAGGTGCCATCTGGACAAGTGTTCGATGGCAACCGAAACAGCCCCTGCGGCGCCAAGAGACTCTGCGGGTGCCTCTGAGGGTTCTCCCTCCGAGCCCTCAGGCCAGCCTGGCAGCCCCACGGCCAGCAGCGGGTCCCTCGAAGAAGCCCCCGCCGCCAAGAAGGCAAGGCTTGGTGCGGAGGGCAGTGGGGCAGCCCGCGGTGATGCCTGGCAGTGGAGGGAGCAGAATGCCCGTGCTCAAATGCCACAAGCCCAGCAGCTAGGGAGGAGCCAGGAACGCATTGCCGTGGTGATAGATCCAGGTACTTGTCCTCACAGCCTGCACCTCCTTTGTGTTGGGTGctgtctctgctctgcaggcCTGACCTGTGCGTTGCTTTCAGTTCTCTTACAGAAAGCAGGTGGAGTGCATGTCCTTAAGGCTCTGCAGGCTGAAAAGTATTGCTGTGTGGAGGCTAGTCAAGCTATTCCGTGCAGCATCAGCTGGAGGCGAAAAATTCAGGTGTGCAAGCAAAATCTCAATGTTcttgcctgcccccccccccgccccccccccaagttaTTTACACTCATTAGTCGTTGTATTTAGCAGGCCAAATAAACACCCCTCTtgtcttctccctgcctctGAGTGGGAGCACTGGTTTGAGTGAATTATAAACACACCCTTGGTCTGGCTGTTTTCATATCTGAACAGGTGGATGCAGGAACTGAATGGGTAGAAGAAGAACGTGTCCTGACTGTGCTTCAGCTGGAGGATTTTATGGGCATGGTTTACAATTACAAACAAGTAAGAGTGCTTATAACTTTTGTGCTCTTGAACATGCCTTGCTAGAAGAGTGGTGGTTGTCATCCCTCTTCACGGCAGGAAGGTTTTGATGTGGGACGGAGCCATGGCTTCAGTAAACCAGAAATCTGCTTTTGGAAGCCATCGGTGGATCAAAACCACTCGGGTTGTACAATACAAAGTTTTGGCCAGCTTGCTTTCTTAGTTACaatttttcacacatttttgaAGAGGTAACATGGTCAGATCGAGTGTGatggtttttaaattttctgccATAATTTATACCAGATCAAGTATTGCCTGCTTGCCCCCAAAGAGCAGTGCAAACAATTTTTCATCTGCAGGCCTATCTGTAGAATCAGGGCCATAGGTTGATGCACTTACATGTCGTTATAaacgataacaattaaaacaattttattttgggttcaatcaatttagcttgagaaacaataagcaaaaacagtGCTGGGTGCGCGGAGAACTCAATTAGCTCCACCACAcgcacacctgagtcctaaaagcagcgtCTTTTATACCAGCATCTTGACCAATCTCTCCTCGCTTGCGGATGTTCGTCCTGCTCTTTCTCCGCTGGGTCGTTAGGGTACACCTTCTCCTGCTGGGTCTCCTTTGGCGCGCTTTTCTAATAGCAGTTGCCTCAGAGGAAGGGGGAGTTTTTACATTGTCTTAAAAGAGAAGCACGTGCGCCTATTCATTACAATTGTGATACAGGTTATAATGGTCACAAACTCTTTTAGATGTACACAGGGCACAACAGTTACGCTTATCACACAATATTCTATTTTGACATGAATCGTGACTGCGTTTATCACAATGTGCATCTCAGAATGgtttaactccttttttttctgttgctctttgcAGGTGGCCCAGGGCTCTGCGGGACAGCTTACGACCCTGTCGGGCTACGTGACTTACATGATGGAGGCGATGCCTCAGAAAATTATCGCACTGGCAGTAGTTGGAGTAGAAGAATATTTCAGGTTGAACATCCTTCCCTCTAAAAGTTTCTGTGTTGTCTCTGGCCTTGACAAATGCCATAGCTGTTTACATTAATTCCTTGTAGCAAAGACTGGAGACCAAGGGGTGATCCCACACAGAACTATTCCCCTATTATACAGAAACACAAGCAAAGGCCCCTCCAGCCTGTCACCCCAGTGACCACTGGGGAATACCTGTGAATGAGTTCCCAGTCTTACTTTACTCTTCTTGGGTTTCTCAGAATTCAgtcaaaaaagaaaccaccacaGGCGGCAGCAAGTGTAAACCAAGAAGAGGAACAGGGAAGCCTGAGAAATCCGGGAATAACCAGAAAGGATGTGGAAGAAGTAAGTACCTGTAAAACAGGCATGCAGCCATCATCTCTTCTTTGAACACTGTTCCAAGAAATGGGCTACACGAAATGAGAGCTTGCCACTGaagagctgtggcagctggaaTGTCACTAAACCAGTATTAACCAGCAGGAGGCACACCACCCCCTAAATACTTCAGTCCCTTAAATTAACTGTTCCCAAAATGGGGAGAGAGTGGCTGGTCTTATCCTGTAACAAGAAGCTGTGacccttttttgtttcagacaaGAGTGCTGTTTGGTGTGACAAGATTAATTGTTCCTTTCGTGGTTTACAGGCTTTAGTGGATCTGCAGGTGTCCAAACAAGTCCAAATCCAGATGTTTGAGAGCTGGGAGGAGCTTGGAGAATTTGTCACCATGTTCACAAAAGCTGTAGCTGAAGCACCATTCAGGTGAGCAGTCAGATGAGGTTTGGCCATGTCTTCGTAGAGGCTGCACTTTCACAGTTACTGGAGGGAAGAGCAGCTACGTGGCTGTACTTCAGGACAACAATTTTTAACTGGTTGACAGAAAGGGAATTCTCTCATGTCAACGTACCACTTTGTGTGCATGTTGGCTTGTGTCAGGATGGCTCCCAAGTACAGGATTGTTTCCCTTTTCAGGAGGAAATCTGGGTCTCAAGCAAGGAAACTGGTAATGCATGTAAAGAAAATAGGGTCAGACTTTCATCATTTGACGCCAATGCAATGACAGATGCAGGGATAGGGTTTTCTTCATAGCCTCATTGTCTTACTTGCTTTCCCATTCTCTGTTCTCCCTAGGCGAGCAAAAGAGGAGACGGACTTCCCTTTCTACTCGGGTCCGGGGTGCTGTGGAGGGCCGAAGGTGGATCATGTTGTAAATGGTCTCTTGCAAGTTTGGAAGAGGCAGTTAGAACAAATTAGGCAGGTCAACTTTGCGATGGCTGAGGCTATTgcagctgccttcccttctccacaGCTTCTGTACCAGGTGAGATTGCCTCAGGAATACAGAGTACTGTGCGCAGACAGCCAACAAATGTAAGGCGTGGAAGAAATAATGTAACTGGTATTTGACATGATGATTCTGTGGGAGATGTTTAGTAAGGCAGCAAAGGAACGGATGCCTTGGCACCCGTTGCTTTTGGCTGTACAGAGCAGGCTCCTGAGGGAGCACTACTAGTTTCACATCAGCCTGTCAGCTCACAAAAGAGACCTGGTGAGGGAGGGACCAGGTGAAAAATTATGTTGTGAAAGGGTAGAGCAGTCACAGGTGCCtagctttgattatttttttttgagcaatgtATCCAAATGGATGACACTGTTGTTCCTTTTTGTTGATTTTAGGCCTACAGCAGATTAACCTCGGAGACGGAGCGGGAAAACCTGCTGGTGAACATCCCTTCGTGCAGTGGTGCTGGCAGGACCTTCCAGGCAGTTAGACCATACCTCTCCCGACAAATCTATCAGCAGACCACTTCCTACAACCCTTCTCTCTATTTGAATTACAATCCATAGCCCCAGGGAATGAGGCTGTTACAGTTTGACTGGTTTAGGTATTCAGTTTTGTTCTGGGAAGAAACGCTTAGATAATTAAGTTATTGTGCCAAGTTCAA from Falco rusticolus isolate bFalRus1 unplaced genomic scaffold, bFalRus1.pri scaffold_46_arrow_ctg1, whole genome shotgun sequence carries:
- the LOC119142099 gene encoding crossover junction endonuclease EME1-like, coding for MPPSSPQPAPQPEQGQPPTASPEEGMVAKVVVEETSEGEEQDNKSKEQDSESEEQDSEEDGGDGFEHEYGYVYYEDYLLEEDEGVFMENEEEEDEDEEEFIPLHDRLRMSVLASRMAAAEPPHASGRDAEALAGPSDGSHLLAPGSREPLGSPSEPSGQPGSPTASSGSLEEAPAAKKARLGAEGSGAARGDAWQWREQNARAQMPQAQQLGRSQERIAVVIDPVLLQKAGGVHVLKALQAEKYCCVEASQAIPCSISWRRKIQVDAGTEWVEEERVLTVLQLEDFMGMVYNYKQVAQGSAGQLTTLSGYVTYMMEAMPQKIIALAVVGVEEYFRIQSKKKPPQAAASVNQEEEQGSLRNPGITRKDVEEALVDLQVSKQVQIQMFESWEELGEFVTMFTKAVAEAPFRRAKEETDFPFYSGPGCCGGPKVDHVVNGLLQVWKRQLEQIRQVNFAMAEAIAAAFPSPQLLYQAYSRLTSETERENLLVNIPSCSGAGRTFQAVRPYLSRQIYQQTTSYNPSLYLNYNP